DNA sequence from the Sceloporus undulatus isolate JIND9_A2432 ecotype Alabama chromosome 4, SceUnd_v1.1, whole genome shotgun sequence genome:
TCGCAGGAGTAGGTGGCCACCACCATCCGGGGCTTGACCTCCGAGACGCGGGTGACGATGCCCCGGACGGCCACCAGCTTCCCGATGGAGTCGGCCTTCACCTCCCGGATCACGCGGGGCTTCGTGGCCGAGGGGGCCTTGAAGTAGACCTCGCTGCcggtgggaggaagggagggagaaaggggttAGGTGGAGGGAGGGGGTGCTGGCGGCTGGCCTTGGCCAGAGGGTCCTCCCGGGGCCCCATCCCAGCCTTAAAGCTGGAGGGGACCCGGGGCCTCCCTCCTCTGGCCCCGACTCACAATCTCCGCATGAGCTCCGGGGGGGAACTGGTTCTGGGGGTCCCTCCCGctgccgctgcctcctcctccactgcgtcCCTCCAGCAGCAGCCGGTGCTCCAGGTAGACGTCCAGCGCGTCCTTGTGGGCGACCTGCGGGAGGAAGGAGGGTCAGAGCCGCCCGGAGACCCCTCCAGGGCCCCCGCCCCTCCCCTCCCAGGCCCAGGCCTTACCTCTCCGCTCCGGAAGGCCGGCAGGAGCTCGGAGGCGGCCTGGGCGAAGAGGCGCTGGTAGCGCAGGGTGTTCTCGGCGGCGGCCTCTGCCAGCGCAGGGTCCTCCTCGGCCACATGGTCCAGGTCCACCCGCAGCGCCTGGGACTCCCGCTGCGCCAGCGAggcctgagggagggagggaggaaggagggaagggccTGGGTCAGGCCTCCAGGGATCGGAAGGAGGCAAGCCCAGACCGGGCGCTATAGCTGCTGATGCCTCGTGACTGGAGCCATTAGCCGCTGCTCATCGTTCACGGCAGCAGTTAGCCTGCAATGAGCTCCTCCCGGGCCGCTGGGGCTCCGTGGCAGGAAGGCAAGCGGCCGgacggaggaggcggcggcggagcaCCGCAAACTACTCCTTGGCGAGGCTTCCAGACGCCAGCGCCCCGAAGGCGAAGAAGGGCCCTCCCCAAACGGCCCTATTCCGAGGCTGCTCCGGAGGCTGCTCTCTCCGCCCCGCGGCCAGGGCGCCTTGCCAGGCCTGAAGGCGCGGAGCAGCAGGCGCAGAGGCGGGGCTGGGGAGGGCCCGCTCTCACCAGCTGCCAGCGGTAGGGGAAGCGCTTCCCGGCCGAGGCCtcgccctgctcctcctcctcctcctccgtgaaGAACCCCTCCAGGAACGCCTTGGCCTTCTCTGCGGGGGAAGGACGGGAGAAGAAGGTCAgccccgctgccgccgccgccgccatccagccctcctcccctatcgcctgccttccttcctcaccGATCTCTGCGCCGTATTCCTTGCCGCCGCCCTTGGCCGccattttcccctccttcttcttcgcTCCTTTTCCCGCGCAAAAATGTGTGCGGGAGGCGCGGCCACCGCTCCACGTGACCACGATCCTCGCAGGCCCCGCCACTTGAATCCCTCCCTCTCGGGGCTCCATCGGAGCGTCTCCTCTGGGCATGGGcagagtgctgctgctgctgctgggcgccGGCCATGTTCGCGCAGGTCTTCGTGCTCTCCTGGCGGGGCGAGCGCCTCCTCCACAAGGACTGTATCCTCCTccgagggaagggagggagggagagagggaaggggccAGGGTCCCCTGCTCCAGCAGCAGCCTTCCTTAACGGCCCAGTCcgaggcggcggcggcgcctgccaggaggaggagcaggaggacggGGCCCCGTCGCGGTTGTCGGGTCCGGCGCTGGAGGAGGCCTTCTTCCGCGGAGTGGCGGTGCTGGCCCCCGACCAGGCCCCGGTCTTCTTCGCGGTGAGCCAGGCGGAAGCGGAAGCGGGGTCCCTGGCTCCGGCCCCGGCGGtcactctctctctgtttccGTCTCTGTCTCTCAGGGTGGCGCCGGGGTCCACTTCACTCACGTCCGTCACGCGGGGCTCTTCTTCGCGGGCGCCCTCCGGCCGGGAGCCTCGCCCTTCGCCGCAGTGGAGTTCCTCAACAGGTCAGCCccggagggagagaaggaagggggcgagcagctcttcctccctccctccggccACTGaccctgcctctccctccccctcccccccccccaggctggcCGCGCTGACCAGGGACTCCTGCGGATCTCTCGAGCAGAAGGCCCTCGCCCTCAACGCCCCCCTCCTCCACGAGCTCCTGGACGAGATGATGGTCAGTCCCCACCCAGGGGCCCCGAGACCCTTCCCAGCACACGCCCCGCTGGTGGGCAGGGCTCCCGGGCCCCTCTGCAGAGGCCTCTGCCAGCAGCGGTCCTTGCTGCCCCAGCCCCAGCCAGAGGCTGCCCACTCTCGTGAGCAGCGCCCTTGCCCAgctgcctccctctcccctccagGACTACGGCTACGTCCAGACGATGGCCCCAGAGCTGCTGAGGAACTTTGTCCAGATGGAGCCGGTCCTGGGCCAGCGCTTCAGCCTCCTCGACCTCAGCACCGTGGGCCTGGTGAGCAGGGCCCTGGGGACGCTTCCTGCGGCCCCCTCCTGGCCTTGCCTCCAGGGCTAGGGCCaccttccgggggggggggggggggggaggggtttagGGCGAAGCCTCTTTGGGGGCAGGCATCCCCCCCCAAAGCAAGGGCTGTGCTTGGAGCTGTGTCTGCCACCCGGGAGGAAAGCGCAGGAGGGGCATCGGTGGCGGCATCCCCTCCAGCCCCCGGGGCATTCCTTGCTGGAGAGGTGGGCTTGCCTTCACAAGAGGAGGGACCAGAGGATGGGGAGGAAGGACCCTCTGGAGGGGAAAGGCCTGGACTCAGCCGTAAGTGGCGCCCAGCGGGGGCTGCGCAGAAGGGGGAGCGGACACTCGTCAAATGCTTTCAAGGCTGGCGTCTGGAGCTTTCTGTGGGTTCTCTGGACTGTGGCCGCATTTGGGAAGAGTTTTTTGCTGACCCTTCAGCTGCgcctgcggctggcatcttccgaAGGGAAAACCCACAATCAGCTTTGCTGGAGGTTTGTCCACAGAGGAGTCTGGCCCCATTCATCTGGGAGACGGCAGCCGACACTGGCTTTTGCGTTCTCCCAGGCCCTGCTGAGGCGGCGGGCTGCCTTCCCCTCCGTGGGCAAAGGAAACAGGCTGGCTGCCACTCTGGTCCCGGGGGCAATTAGGAAGGGGCCATTTTGCACCCGCTTCCGCACCAGTCCGTTGCTCGCCCCAGTTCCTAATGCTCTTTCTTTTGTGGGGCTGCAGTTTGGAGCAGACACGCAGCAAAGCAAGGTGGCCCCCAGTTCTGCAGCCGCCCGCCCATCTCTGTCCCTGAGAGGGGAACAGGTGAGGAACCGGTCCTTTGCTTCTGCTGCCTAGCTTGGTCCTTCTGGAGCTATCAGCCCCACGCGGCCTTCAGAGGGTGGCACCTGGGGCTTGGCCCATGCGCTCATACGGCACTGTGCCAatggccccctccccatttaccCCCTCTGCCTCGCTCTTTCCACAGGGGTCACGGCCAGAGATTTTCCTGGACGTCGTGGAGCGTCTCACGGTGATCATTGCAGCAAACGTGAGTTGGTCAGGGCGgatttgggggaaagggaagCCATCTTGTGCACCCTCCCCttgctgccctccctccctccttgggcCAGTTGGGGTCTGCCCAAAGGGGATGAGCAGCACCAGGGGCTACTGGCTTTTCCCTCCCCAGGGGACCCCCATGAAGGCCGACATTCAGGGGGAAATCCGGCTCAAGAGTTTCTTTCCCGGCTGCTCTGGTGAGTAAGCAGGTAACAGGTATGTGCCGCTTTAGGGGAACAGACCCGTTCTTCACCTGGAAGTGCCTCTTTTCCTGGTTCAGGTCCAGGGGGGGTCATCATTTTTGCCCAAAATGCCAGGAAGTGGCTGCCTCTCAGGCTCTTTGGAAGGCCTGCTGGTCTCTCTGGAAATTTGCCCACCAGAAAGAAAGAGCAGCTGAGGACCCCCATTCTCCTTAGTGGAAGGGGGCATTGCTTCAAGGCACCCCCTCCCCAAGAGTAATGCAAGGGACACAGGTCTGGAACCCAGCTCCCATTGCCACCACTAAAGCAGGGGGTGGGGGGCAGCCCTGGCCAGAGCTGGCGGCAGTAGCATCAGCATCAGCAGGAAGGCCTGCCAGCCAAAGCCAGAGGAGCATCTTTGCAGACATTTGCCCCAGCCAGAGGTGTGTGTGCAAGCCAAAAAGGCCAGGGCAGTTCTAGGCTGCGTTAGCAGGAGGTCCAGGCCAAGGAAAGAAGCGGTGCCAGCCTGCTCTGCTTTTTGCAAGGAGACATCTCTCTCCAAAAAAAATTGGGAGGGTTTACGTAGCTGCTGGCATTGTCCACctgtggaacagactccctcaaAAGAGTTCTTTGGttagaggttggatgggcatcttccaGGAGCGCTTTAGCTATGGGGCCTTGCATTGGGAGGGGCTGGCCGATGGGGTCCTTTTCGGTTTTGTTTATGGGGGACATGGGCGGTTCCTCCCACTGGACCCAAACGTCTGCATTCTGATGGGGCCatgcctttccttcccttccagaGATGCGGGTGGGCCTCACGGAGGAGTTCTGCGTGGGCAAGATGGAGCTTCGGGGTAAGTGTGCAGCCCCCTCCCCAGCCAAGCTCCTCCAGgaccccttctctcctttcctccttgaaCCTGCGTCCCCCTTGCTCTCGTCCCCAGGCTATGGCATGGCCATCCACGTGGATGAGTGCTCCTTCCACAGCTCTGTGAAGCTGGATGAGTTTGAGCGCAGCCGCATCCTGCGTGTCAATCTGAGTCAAGGGGAGGTAAAGGGGGAGAAGGGACTGAGGTGCAATGGGGTTGGGAGGCATTGTCCAGGAGGATCCCTGACCCCTTCCTCCTTCGGACCAGGTGACCCTGATGCAGTaccagctggccaatggcagcCCCATGACTCTGCCTTTCCACCTCTTCCCCACGGTCAGCCATGAGCCTGGCAGCCGGTGAGTAGCTCCCATGGGACCTTtgatagctgctgctgctgcagctgggGAGGTGGGCAAGCCAGGGGGTCCCTGCCACTTCTGCCTGTGTTTTCTCCATTCCAGGGTGCAAGTCTACCTCAAGCTCCGCTGCCATCTTCCCCCCAAGAGGTAAACTGTCTTCAGTTGCAGTTGTCAGGAGTGAGGGGCCGTAAGCACGTCCCCCACAGCTGCTCCTCCTCACTGCCCTCCCCCTCTCATCCTCAGCCATGCCGTGAACGTCCGTGTCCACCTCCCCGTCCCCAAAGCTGTGCTCAGGTGAGTCAGGCTCCCCGCCCAAGGCAGCTTCCTCCATCTCGTAATGTGGCATGTGCCACACAGCCAAGGCGGGCGCACCTTTTCCTTGACTGCTCCACTTCTTCCTTGCCAGCCTCTCCCAGGAACTGAGCAGCCCTGAGCAGACGGCCACCTTGCAGGCCACCACCAAGTCCATTGAGTGGGTCGTGCCCCGCATCCAAGGGGGCTCCCAGCTTTCTGCCCTCTTTAAGGTGAGTGGTGAAGAGGAGCCCAAGGGAGGCCTGGCTGGGGGGGGCCCTATGCCACGCCATTCTCCCTCCTCCAAACTTGCCTTGCTTTTCTGCAGCTGGAGGTGCCAGGGCTGAGCCGGGCAGGGCTGCTGGAGCTGGGCCCCATCAACGTCTCCTTCGAGGTGCCGTCCTACACCAGTTCAGGGCTGCAGATCCGCTTCCTCCGCTTCGTGGGGCCCCAGCCCAGCTTGCTCCATCGCTGGGTGCGCTATGTGACCCACAGCGAGTCCTACGTCATCCGCCTCAATGCGGGGTAGAGCCTCTGCCTTGGCCAGgctgccctcctccctcccaggACAGAGAGGGACAACCTGGAGGCAGTCTCTTTGCACAACCAACTTTATTCCTGAACAGACATGAACAGCCAGAACGGCTGCCCAGAACTCAACAAACCGTTCAACAGCAAACAGCCTCGCTTGCTCGCCTGCCTTCCAAGGGAGGGGTCCTGGGAGAAAGCCCAAACACCAAACTAGGGCCCCCCAACCTGGCCCTAAGGAACGAGGTGGACACTGATGCTGTGCCCTCAGAGGAGGAGGGTCACAGTCTGGGATGGTGTTGCTCCACGGCAGGCAGACGGGACGCGGCACAAACTCTTTCAGGAATGACAGGCAGAACCACAGCCTCAGGCCTcctggagagggagagaaagtgggGGCATGGGGGCTGTGGACGGATTCATGCCACTCTTCCCACGAGGCTTGTATCCTACTAACCCTGGGGCCTGAACAGAGTCTTGCAGTGCAGAACCAGCctactttcctttctcctttgtttttggggtgggggagctGATGAGATGACCATCCCGGTTGTCATCACCAAGTTGGTGGCATGAGGAGCAGCCCTAGAGCCCCGGCTGCTGGGGTGGGCTTTGGCTGGATCCAGCCAGGGGCAGTCAAGAGGGAAGCAGAGGGTGAGCCAGGCCCACACCTTCCCTTGCCATCCCTGTTTACTTCCCATCAGGACTCCTGCTGAAGCGAAGGGGGTTCAGACGGAGGGTCCGCAGACACTGGGCCTTCCCACGGCCCCCATTACCTGCCCAGAGACAGCCTCGTCCTCCTCACTGTTTTCTGGCTCCTCAATCACTGCCTCTCCAGCTGCCATCAGCTGTAGCCTGTGGGGCAAACACCAgggttgaaggggggggggtaggacTCAGTTTCTTCcacacagaagagagagagaggatgttcTCAGGCAACAGTTTAATAGGTGTGTCCCCCCCGCCAGCCGCTGACCACAGAAGGCCAGTGGCCCATCTCACTCCCAGCCCAAGAGCTCCCAGGATTCAgggctgcccaaagtcacccaagaaCCTTCTTGGCAGCGCAGCCTGGCCCAAGGAGCTTCCTTTCGGATGCCGCCTCCGGACACATGAGGGGAACACCGAGGATATACCTGATGGCCAGTGCTAGGACAACTATTAAAGGGGGAGACGCCAGGGGTCCTCCAATCTAAAGCATTCACTGCTTCTCACT
Encoded proteins:
- the AP4M1 gene encoding AP-4 complex subunit mu-1 isoform X2; translation: MGRVLLLLLGAGHVRAGLRALLAGRAPPPQGLPRRRRRLPGGGAGGRGPVAVVGSGAGGGLLPRSGGAGPRPGPGLLRGEPGGSGSGVPGSGPGGHSLSVSVSVSQGGAGVHFTHVRHAGLFFAGALRPGASPFAAVEFLNRLAALTRDSCGSLEQKALALNAPLLHELLDEMMDYGYVQTMAPELLRNFVQMEPVLGQRFSLLDLSTVGLFGADTQQSKVAPSSAAARPSLSLRGEQGSRPEIFLDVVERLTVIIAANGTPMKADIQGEIRLKSFFPGCSEMRVGLTEEFCVGKMELRGYGMAIHVDECSFHSSVKLDEFERSRILRVNLSQGEVTLMQYQLANGSPMTLPFHLFPTVSHEPGSRVQVYLKLRCHLPPKSHAVNVRVHLPVPKAVLSLSQELSSPEQTATLQATTKSIEWVVPRIQGGSQLSALFKLEVPGLSRAGLLELGPINVSFEVPSYTSSGLQIRFLRFVGPQPSLLHRWVRYVTHSESYVIRLNAG
- the AP4M1 gene encoding AP-4 complex subunit mu-1 isoform X1; its protein translation is MGRVLLLLLGAGHVRAGLRALLAGRAPPPQGLPRRRRRLPGGGAGGRGPVAVVGSGAGGGLLPRSGGAGPRPGPGLLRGWRRGPLHSRPSRGALLRGRPPAGSLALRRSGVPQQAGRADQGLLRISRAEGPRPQRPPPPRAPGRDDGLRLRPDDGPRAAEELCPDGAGPGPALQPPRPQHRGPGEQGPGDASCGPLLALPPGLGPPSGGGGGGEGFRAKPLWGQASPPKARAVLGAVSATREESAGGASVAASPPAPGAFLAGEVGLPSQEEGPEDGEEGPSGGERPGLSRKWRPAGAAQKGERTLVKCFQGWRLELSVGSLDCGRIWEEFFADPSAAPAAGIFRRENPQSALLEFGADTQQSKVAPSSAAARPSLSLRGEQGSRPEIFLDVVERLTVIIAANGTPMKADIQGEIRLKSFFPGCSEMRVGLTEEFCVGKMELRGYGMAIHVDECSFHSSVKLDEFERSRILRVNLSQGEVTLMQYQLANGSPMTLPFHLFPTVSHEPGSRVQVYLKLRCHLPPKSHAVNVRVHLPVPKAVLSLSQELSSPEQTATLQATTKSIEWVVPRIQGGSQLSALFKLEVPGLSRAGLLELGPINVSFEVPSYTSSGLQIRFLRFVGPQPSLLHRWVRYVTHSESYVIRLNAG
- the AP4M1 gene encoding AP-4 complex subunit mu-1 isoform X4; this translates as MGRVLLLLLGAGHVRAGLRALLAGRAPPPQGLPRRRRRLPGGGAGGRGPVAVVGSGAGGGLLPRSGGAGPRPGPGLLRGWRRGPLHSRPSRGALLRGRPPAGSLALRRSGVPQQAGRADQGLLRISRAEGPRPQRPPPPRAPGRDDGLRLRPDDGPRAAEELCPDGAGPGPALQPPRPQHRGPVWSRHAAKQGGPQFCSRPPISVPERGTGVTARDFPGRRGASHGDHCSKQMRVGLTEEFCVGKMELRGYGMAIHVDECSFHSSVKLDEFERSRILRVNLSQGEVTLMQYQLANGSPMTLPFHLFPTVSHEPGSRVQVYLKLRCHLPPKSHAVNVRVHLPVPKAVLSLSQELSSPEQTATLQATTKSIEWVVPRIQGGSQLSALFKLEVPGLSRAGLLELGPINVSFEVPSYTSSGLQIRFLRFVGPQPSLLHRWVRYVTHSESYVIRLNAG
- the AP4M1 gene encoding AP-4 complex subunit mu-1 isoform X3; the protein is MFAQVFVLSWRGERLLHKDFRGGGGACQEEEQEDGAPSRLSGPALEEAFFRGVAVLAPDQAPVFFAGGAGVHFTHVRHAGLFFAGALRPGASPFAAVEFLNRLAALTRDSCGSLEQKALALNAPLLHELLDEMMDYGYVQTMAPELLRNFVQMEPVLGQRFSLLDLSTVGLFGADTQQSKVAPSSAAARPSLSLRGEQGSRPEIFLDVVERLTVIIAANGTPMKADIQGEIRLKSFFPGCSEMRVGLTEEFCVGKMELRGYGMAIHVDECSFHSSVKLDEFERSRILRVNLSQGEVTLMQYQLANGSPMTLPFHLFPTVSHEPGSRVQVYLKLRCHLPPKSHAVNVRVHLPVPKAVLSLSQELSSPEQTATLQATTKSIEWVVPRIQGGSQLSALFKLEVPGLSRAGLLELGPINVSFEVPSYTSSGLQIRFLRFVGPQPSLLHRWVRYVTHSESYVIRLNAG